The following proteins are co-located in the Malus sylvestris chromosome 13, drMalSylv7.2, whole genome shotgun sequence genome:
- the LOC126595647 gene encoding E3 ubiquitin-protein ligase WAV3-like: MCAFSDRAYLSVKLANQRATDLVLVASPNGPHLRLLKQCMALVVFSLRPIDRLAIVTYSSAAARVFPLRRMTSYGKRTAQQVIDRLFYMGQADPVEGIKKGIKILEDRAYKNPECGILHLSDSPMRSYHAAMDMDVPIPVHRFHVGFGFGTSNGYIMHEFEDLLRRILGGMIREIELRMRIGEEASRSSRIVRIGELRGGEENKILVDLGVCEHICVGYSYIEEGDEMTTGETVAKVGLGDDVGKSSSSSSNATVRGGRGGFACGAASGTSGAIIGGRSSTSTSSVESWDYHDAYMARRWAKHLHAYRL; this comes from the coding sequence ATGTGTGCCTTCTCAGACAGAGCATACCTTTCTGTGAAATTAGCAAATCAACGAGCAACAGACTTGGTGTTGGTTGCTAGCCCCAATGGGCCGCACTTGAGGCTTCTCAAGCAGTGCATGGCATTGGTGGTTTTTTCCCTTAGACCAATTGATCGTTTGGCCATTGTTACCTACTCATCAGCTGCTGCTCGCGTCTTCCCTTTGAGACGCATGACATCTTATGGAAAGAGAACAGCCCAACAGGTTATTGATCGTCTGTTCTACATGGGGCAAGCAGATCCCGTGGAAGGGATCAAGAAGGGGATAAAGATACTTGAAGATCGTGCATACAAGAACCCAGAGTGTGGCATCCTGCATCTGTCTGACAGCCCAATGCGATCCTACCATGCTGCAATGGACATGGATGTGCCGATTCCAGTCCATCGCTTCCATGTAGGATTTGGATTTGGCACTTCGAATGGATATATCATGcatgagtttgaagatttgcTAAGAAGAATCCTAGGCGGCATGATTAGAGAAATTGAGTTGAGGATGAGAATAGGGGAGGAAGCCAGCAGAAGCAGTCGGATCGTGAGAATAGGAGAGCTAAGAGGAggtgaagaaaataaaatcttagTGGACTTGGGCGTGTGTGAACATATTTGTGTGGGATATAGCTACATTGAGGAGGGTGATGAGATGACAACAGGGGAAACAGTGGCGAAGGTAGGACTAGGAGATGATGTTGGTAagagtagtagtagtagtagtaatgCAACGGTTAGAGGAGGACGGGGAGGATTTGCTTGTGGTGCTGCATCAGGGACGAGTGGTGCAATCATCGGCGGGAGGTCTAGTACAAGTACTAGTAGTGTAGAAAGTTGGGACTACCATGACGCTTACATGGCTAGAAGATGGGCCAAGCATTTGCATGCCTACAGGCTTTGA
- the LOC126595356 gene encoding lariat debranching enzyme-like, which yields MHRLIRRIQSNIALFRNSALLLTALFIAAWEGPAIVSSRKPSMGTLSSPIAAASLGSILIFSRSRCISRYYGGWAAPNIYFLGFAGVVKFGNLRIGGLSGIYKQPDFLKGHFDRPPYNGHTIRSVYHVREYDFHKLMQVEEPVDIFLSHDCPVGITDCGDWKELVREKPDFKQEIQERNLGSKPAAQLLEKLKPPYWFSADLHCKFAARVQHGEDGSVTNFLALDKCLPGRKFLQLVC from the exons ATGCATCGGTTAATCCGAAGAATCCAGTCGAACATCGCTCTATTTCGCAATTCAGCCTTGTTGCTTACTGCCTTGTTCATTGCTGCATGGGAGGGACCTGCAATTGTGAGTAGCAGAAAACCGAGCATGGGAACATTAAG TTCTCCCATAGCCGCTGCATCTCTAGGTTCGATCTTGATCTTCTCCCGTAGCCGCTGCATCTCCAG GTACTATGGAGGATGGGCAGCACCTAATATATACTTCTTGGGGTTTGCTGGTGTAGTCAAGTTCGGAAACCTTCGAATTGGTGGACTCTCTGGAATTTATAAACAGCCCGATTTTCTTAAAG GACACTTTGACAGGCCTCCTTATAATGGTCATACTATTAGGTCAGTATATCATGTTCGTGAGTATGATTTTCACAAACTCATGCAAGTTGAGGAACCAGTCGATATTTTTCTTTCACATGATTGCCCTGTTGGCATCACTGACTGTGGGGACTGGAAGGAACTTGTTCGGGAAAAACCAGATTTTAAGCAGGAG ATTCAAGAAAGAAATCTTGGAAGTAAACCAGCTGCTCAATTGCTAGAAAAACTGAAACCACCTTATTGGTTTTCAGCTGATTTACACTGCAAATTTGCTGCTCGTGTTCAACATGGGGAAGATGGTTCAGTGACAAACTTTCTTGCCCTTGATAAGTGCCTACCAGGACGCAAATTTCTTCAGTTAGTTTGTTGA